A single region of the Streptomyces sp. AM 4-1-1 genome encodes:
- a CDS encoding GntR family transcriptional regulator, producing the protein MATEGAKRQPKYQRIADALRDAIQAGRYGPGDRLPGENDLMAEHDVARMTARQALGVLQSEGIAESRQGAGVFVRSFRPLRRQGVKRLTRSRWGEGRSIWAADAEGRTLVVDKVGVTEEPAPDRIAGVLGVEPGSRLCVRRRRFVLDGKPILLATSYLPASLVAGSAITREDTGPGGTYARLAELGFEPVHFREEIRSRMPSGAEAGELGLPAGTPVMLICRTAFADEGRPVEVNEMTLDSASHILEYEFDA; encoded by the coding sequence ATGGCCACCGAAGGCGCCAAGCGGCAGCCGAAGTACCAGCGGATCGCCGATGCGCTGAGGGATGCCATTCAGGCAGGTCGATACGGCCCTGGCGATCGACTGCCGGGCGAGAACGACTTGATGGCCGAACACGACGTGGCGCGCATGACCGCCCGGCAGGCTCTGGGCGTTCTGCAGAGCGAAGGCATTGCCGAGTCCCGGCAGGGTGCGGGGGTTTTTGTACGCTCGTTTCGCCCTTTGAGGCGTCAGGGTGTCAAGCGTCTGACCCGGTCGCGGTGGGGCGAGGGCCGATCGATCTGGGCGGCGGACGCGGAAGGCCGCACCCTCGTGGTGGACAAGGTGGGCGTCACGGAGGAACCGGCACCGGACCGCATCGCCGGAGTGCTGGGGGTCGAGCCGGGGAGTCGTCTCTGCGTGCGTCGTCGTCGCTTCGTCCTGGACGGCAAGCCGATTCTGCTGGCCACCTCGTACCTCCCCGCCTCTCTGGTGGCGGGGTCCGCGATCACACGGGAAGACACCGGCCCCGGTGGCACATATGCGCGACTTGCCGAACTGGGCTTTGAGCCCGTCCACTTCCGGGAGGAGATCCGCTCGCGCATGCCCTCAGGTGCCGAGGCCGGGGAGCTGGGACTCCCGGCAGGTACTCCCGTCATGCTGATCTGCCGCACAGCGTTCGCTGACGAGGGCCGCCCCGTCGAGGTGAACGAGATGACGCTCGACTCCGCGTCCCACATCCTTGAGTACGAATTCGACGCGTAG
- a CDS encoding alpha/beta hydrolase: MSSVIEMSESFASFESFESFDGTAISWQQLGSGPPVVMVHGSGGGLHSWQPVAERLADRFELWTPARRGYAPSGAGRSPKCFTDEVGDLRTLIDKIGCPVHLVGMSYGATVALHAAAAGLPVRSLVLWEPPLYAAGEKLTPVLAEFEDLTAHGDRRRADRLLAEKVARVPAKLLDLMDAVGADDDDPSDAPGWCRDLESMAADSVGVERWSAVTVPTLLMRGADTWEPMPATLDRLATALPHVTYVTFPGQMHFAPSLVPEDVAAEITRFLPRS; this comes from the coding sequence ATGTCGAGCGTGATCGAGATGTCAGAGTCCTTCGCGTCCTTTGAATCGTTTGAGTCCTTCGATGGGACCGCCATTAGCTGGCAACAGCTCGGTTCCGGGCCGCCGGTCGTCATGGTCCATGGCTCCGGCGGCGGCCTGCACTCCTGGCAGCCGGTGGCCGAACGACTCGCCGACCGGTTCGAGCTGTGGACGCCCGCCCGGCGCGGTTACGCCCCGAGCGGAGCAGGTCGGTCGCCGAAGTGCTTCACCGACGAGGTGGGTGACCTGAGGACACTGATCGACAAGATCGGGTGTCCCGTGCACCTGGTCGGCATGTCCTATGGCGCCACCGTCGCCCTGCACGCCGCGGCGGCTGGACTGCCGGTTCGCTCCCTGGTGCTGTGGGAGCCCCCGCTGTATGCAGCCGGCGAAAAACTGACTCCCGTACTCGCCGAGTTCGAGGACCTGACCGCACACGGTGACCGACGGCGGGCAGATCGGCTGCTGGCGGAGAAAGTGGCCCGCGTCCCGGCCAAGCTGCTGGACCTCATGGATGCGGTCGGGGCGGACGACGACGACCCCTCTGACGCGCCTGGCTGGTGCCGTGACCTCGAATCGATGGCCGCCGACTCGGTGGGAGTGGAACGCTGGTCTGCGGTCACCGTCCCAACGCTGTTGATGCGGGGCGCCGACACCTGGGAGCCGATGCCGGCGACGCTCGACCGGCTCGCGACCGCGCTGCCCCACGTCACCTACGTGACCTTCCCCGGCCAGATGCACTTCGCGCCGTCGCTTGTCCCCGAAGACGTGGCGGCGGAGATCACTCGCTTCTTGCCGCGTTCCTGA
- a CDS encoding CBS domain-containing protein encodes MTTAKDIMNPGTQWIPAHETLDRAAQLMRDHNVGALPISANGEQDRMVGILTDRDIVIGCVAKGHDPSKVTAGELAQGTPRWIDSAAEVGEVLEEMQSHRIRRLPVVENKRLVGMISEADLAQHLSEDQIAGWAEMVYSSR; translated from the coding sequence ATGACCACCGCCAAAGACATCATGAACCCGGGAACGCAGTGGATTCCGGCGCACGAGACGCTGGACCGCGCCGCGCAGCTGATGCGTGACCACAACGTCGGCGCGCTCCCCATCTCCGCCAACGGTGAGCAGGACCGGATGGTCGGCATCCTCACGGACCGCGACATCGTGATCGGCTGTGTGGCGAAGGGGCACGATCCGTCGAAGGTGACGGCGGGCGAACTCGCCCAGGGCACACCGCGCTGGATCGACTCGGCGGCGGAGGTGGGTGAGGTGCTGGAGGAGATGCAGAGCCACCGCATCCGCCGGCTCCCGGTGGTCGAGAACAAGAGGCTGGTCGGCATGATCAGTGAGGCAGATCTAGCGCAGCATCTCTCCGAGGACCAGATCGCCGGATGGGCCGAGATGGTGTACTCCAGCCGCTAG
- a CDS encoding NAD(P)-binding domain-containing protein codes for MRIGILGTGTLATALAEGWARAGHEVAVGGRSQAKTRNLADRLGRGVRAVEPREAVRDRDAVLLAVSSDAVEDMLGLADAPDGSLEGTPLIDPTNSVEHGVGVLLTERGESTAERIAGLAPGAHVVKAFHLFAAQQWVRGPGGDEPPVTVAMCGDDPAALGVVGELVRAVGGAPAVLGSLDRARQLEEVAGFVIGLAFAGVDPRSAVPHVPSPNTPSRSPSASV; via the coding sequence ATGCGCATCGGAATTCTGGGCACAGGAACGCTGGCGACCGCCCTGGCCGAGGGCTGGGCCCGTGCGGGACACGAGGTGGCGGTCGGCGGGCGGTCGCAGGCCAAGACGCGGAACCTCGCCGATCGACTGGGCCGGGGGGTACGAGCCGTCGAACCGCGCGAGGCGGTCAGGGATCGCGACGCGGTGCTGCTCGCCGTGTCGTCGGATGCCGTCGAGGACATGTTGGGCCTCGCGGACGCGCCCGACGGCTCGCTGGAGGGAACACCGTTGATTGATCCGACGAACTCTGTCGAGCACGGCGTCGGCGTGCTGCTCACCGAGCGGGGCGAGTCGACGGCGGAGCGGATCGCCGGTCTGGCCCCAGGAGCTCATGTCGTCAAGGCGTTCCACCTCTTCGCCGCCCAGCAGTGGGTGAGAGGTCCGGGCGGCGACGAGCCCCCGGTGACGGTGGCGATGTGCGGCGACGACCCGGCGGCGCTTGGGGTCGTCGGCGAGCTGGTACGTGCTGTCGGCGGGGCGCCGGCCGTACTGGGCTCGTTGGATCGCGCCCGTCAGCTTGAGGAAGTGGCCGGTTTCGTCATCGGGCTTGCCTTCGCCGGCGTCGATCCGAGGTCCGCGGTCCCGCACGTCCCGTCCCCGAACACCCCATCGCGCTCACCGAGCGCCTCTGTGTGA
- a CDS encoding multicopper oxidase family protein, translated as MPTQHTRRALLGAGIAVAGGGVLAACSGGPSGSGGSGGSGGSESGAHSGANGSHSGGTPPTGFVRPDGEEVTAAEAARGSGPVRRVSLTATTARLDLGGGRSVATWAYGDRLPGQEVRVTAGDTLALTLANHLPQATSLHWHGLALRNDMDGVPGLTQRDIAPGTDFTYRFAVPEPGTYWFHPHSGVQQDRGLYAPLIVEDPKEPLSYDREWVVVLDDWVDGVDGSTPDAVLAELRRGMGGHSGGDGGTTDDTPGDTTGDTTGGMDHGGHDMSGMSLRADGAAGSGPDGPSRMMMGATSPLLGGDAGDVAHPYHLVNGRTSRAPSTFTARPGDRVRLRIVNAGGDTAYRVALGGHRMTVTHTDGRPVRHATTDALLLGMGERYDVLVTAGDGVFPLTALAEGKKASALALLRTGKGAAPTASVRPRELDGKLLTADGLSPDASVALAARTPDRTIRIRLTGGMASYDWAFDKKPYRSDQRRPVEAGERVRLVFDNATTMWHPLHLHGHTFALAGTAAGPGSASGRGTTGGAGTAGGARKDTAIVLPNRSLTVDFDADNPGLWMVHCHNVYHSEAGMMTVLGYRR; from the coding sequence ATGCCTACTCAGCACACCCGACGTGCCCTGCTCGGCGCCGGGATCGCCGTCGCGGGCGGCGGCGTCCTGGCCGCCTGTTCCGGCGGCCCCAGCGGCTCGGGCGGTTCCGGCGGTTCCGGCGGTTCGGAGAGCGGCGCGCACTCCGGCGCGAACGGCTCGCACTCCGGCGGCACCCCTCCCACCGGTTTCGTCCGCCCCGACGGCGAGGAGGTCACGGCGGCGGAGGCCGCCCGGGGCTCCGGTCCGGTACGGCGGGTCTCGCTCACCGCCACCACCGCCCGTCTCGACCTGGGCGGCGGCCGTTCCGTCGCGACCTGGGCCTACGGGGACCGGCTGCCGGGCCAGGAGGTACGCGTCACGGCGGGCGACACCCTGGCCCTGACCCTCGCCAACCATCTGCCGCAGGCCACCTCCCTGCACTGGCACGGTCTGGCCCTGCGCAACGACATGGACGGCGTCCCGGGACTCACCCAGCGGGACATCGCGCCGGGCACGGACTTCACGTACCGTTTCGCGGTGCCGGAACCGGGGACGTACTGGTTCCACCCGCACTCCGGTGTCCAGCAGGACCGCGGGCTGTACGCGCCACTGATCGTCGAGGACCCGAAGGAACCGCTCTCGTACGACAGGGAGTGGGTCGTCGTCCTGGACGACTGGGTGGACGGGGTGGACGGCTCGACCCCCGACGCGGTCCTCGCCGAACTCCGCCGGGGCATGGGAGGCCATTCTGGCGGGGACGGGGGCACGACCGATGACACGCCCGGGGACACGACCGGGGACACGACCGGCGGCATGGACCACGGCGGGCATGACATGTCAGGGATGTCCCTGCGCGCGGACGGCGCCGCCGGGAGCGGACCGGACGGCCCCTCCCGGATGATGATGGGCGCCACCAGTCCCCTGCTCGGTGGTGACGCGGGCGATGTCGCCCACCCGTACCACCTCGTCAACGGCCGTACTTCGCGGGCGCCTTCCACGTTCACCGCCAGGCCGGGCGACCGCGTCCGGCTGCGCATCGTCAACGCGGGCGGCGACACCGCGTACCGCGTCGCGCTCGGCGGACACCGGATGACCGTCACCCACACCGACGGCCGCCCGGTCCGGCACGCCACGACGGACGCGCTGCTGCTCGGCATGGGTGAGCGGTACGACGTGCTGGTCACCGCCGGGGACGGGGTGTTCCCGCTGACCGCGCTCGCCGAGGGCAAGAAGGCGTCGGCGCTGGCCCTGCTGCGCACCGGGAAGGGCGCGGCGCCCACCGCCTCCGTACGCCCGAGGGAACTGGACGGGAAGCTGCTGACGGCGGACGGCCTGTCCCCCGACGCGTCCGTGGCGCTCGCCGCCCGCACGCCCGACCGGACGATCCGGATCAGGCTCACCGGGGGCATGGCGTCGTACGACTGGGCCTTCGACAAGAAGCCGTACCGTTCGGACCAGCGCCGTCCGGTGGAGGCCGGGGAGCGGGTCAGGCTGGTCTTCGACAACGCCACGACGATGTGGCATCCGCTGCATCTGCACGGCCACACGTTCGCCCTGGCGGGCACGGCGGCCGGGCCGGGTTCGGCGAGCGGCAGGGGGACCACGGGCGGGGCGGGGACGGCGGGCGGGGCCCGCAAGGACACCGCGATCGTCCTGCCGAACCGCTCGCTGACCGTGGACTTCGACGCGGACAACCCGGGGCTGTGGATGGTGCACTGCCACAACGTCTACCACTCGGAGGCGGGCATGATGACGGTTCTCGGGTACCGCCGCTGA
- a CDS encoding helix-turn-helix domain-containing protein: MSDHEAHCYERVADCRLRAATDLFTHTWDPVVLAALRPGPRRRRELRAAIGGISDKVLTDALRRLLAGGLIGRHAHAEAPPRVEYGLTGLGRSLVDGPMEALGRWAIEHGDELLDAQESAATARRAPGSAP, translated from the coding sequence ATGAGCGATCACGAAGCCCACTGCTACGAGCGGGTCGCCGACTGCCGTCTGCGCGCGGCCACCGATCTGTTCACCCATACATGGGACCCCGTCGTCCTGGCCGCCCTTCGCCCGGGACCGCGCCGGCGCCGTGAACTGCGTGCCGCGATCGGCGGCATCAGCGACAAGGTCCTGACGGACGCACTGCGCAGACTGCTCGCCGGGGGCCTGATCGGCCGTCATGCGCATGCCGAGGCGCCGCCTCGCGTCGAGTACGGCCTGACCGGCCTGGGGCGGAGCCTGGTCGACGGCCCGATGGAGGCGCTCGGACGCTGGGCGATCGAGCATGGCGACGAGCTTCTCGACGCTCAGGAGAGTGCGGCAACCGCTCGACGGGCACCGGGTTCCGCACCCTGA
- a CDS encoding DUF305 domain-containing protein: protein MSRTSRTRWVTGSAVALALLFAGAATVASARGDGPDGGHAHAASAPVVRVPSDTSADAGFARDMSVHHQQAVEMSFIVRDRTRDEDVRRLAYDIANTQANQRGMLLGWLDLWELPKVATDEEPMAWMAAPGHGAHHMDGTDDMAGMEGMEGMKGAGGGYQAHDGSLMPGMATRTELARLRAADGKAAEILYLQLMTDHHRGGVDMALGCVRLCTVTAEKRLARGMVDAQRSELDAMAAMLAERGAKPRP from the coding sequence GTGAGCCGGACATCGCGCACCCGGTGGGTGACGGGTTCCGCCGTCGCGCTGGCGCTGCTCTTCGCGGGGGCGGCGACGGTCGCCTCCGCGCGAGGTGACGGCCCGGACGGCGGGCACGCGCACGCCGCGTCCGCGCCGGTGGTGCGGGTGCCGTCGGACACGTCGGCCGACGCGGGATTCGCCCGTGACATGTCGGTCCACCACCAGCAGGCCGTGGAGATGTCGTTCATCGTGCGGGACCGTACGCGGGACGAGGACGTCCGGCGGCTGGCGTACGACATCGCCAACACCCAGGCCAACCAGCGCGGGATGCTGCTCGGCTGGCTGGACCTGTGGGAACTGCCGAAGGTCGCCACCGACGAGGAGCCGATGGCCTGGATGGCCGCTCCCGGGCACGGCGCGCACCACATGGACGGCACGGACGACATGGCGGGGATGGAGGGAATGGAGGGCATGAAGGGGGCCGGGGGCGGTTACCAGGCCCACGACGGCTCCCTGATGCCCGGGATGGCCACCAGGACCGAGCTGGCACGGCTCCGCGCCGCCGACGGCAAGGCCGCCGAGATCCTGTACCTCCAGCTGATGACCGACCATCACAGGGGCGGCGTCGACATGGCCCTCGGCTGTGTACGGCTGTGCACGGTCACTGCCGAGAAGCGGCTGGCGCGGGGCATGGTCGACGCACAGCGGTCGGAGCTGGACGCGATGGCCGCGATGCTGGCCGAACGGGGAGCGAAACCCCGGCCGTGA
- the glnA gene encoding type I glutamate--ammonia ligase gives MDKQQEFVLRTLEERDIRFVRLWFTDVLGFLKSVAVAPAELEQAFDEGIGFDGSAIEGFARVYESDMIAKPDPGTFQILPWRAEAPGTARMFCDILMPDGSPSFADPRYVLKRILARTSDLGFTFYTHPEIEFFLLKDKPVNGTRPTPADSSGYFDHTPQNVGMDFRRQAITMLESMGISVEFSHHEGAPGQQEIDLRYADALSTADNIMTFRLVMKQVALEQGVQATFMPKPFSEYPGSGMHTHLSLFEGDRNAFYESGAEYQLSKVGRSFIAGLLTHAAEIAAVTNQWVNSYKRIWGGSARSAGAGGEAPSYICWGHNNRSALIRVPMYKPGKTGSARVEVRSIDSGANPYLTYAVLLAAGLKGIEEGYELPAGADDDVWALSDAERRAMGIEPLPQNLGEAISLMEKSELVAETLGEHVFDFFLRNKKQEWEEYRSEVTAFELKNLLPVL, from the coding sequence ATGGACAAGCAGCAGGAATTCGTCCTCCGGACGCTTGAGGAGCGCGACATCCGTTTCGTACGGCTGTGGTTCACCGATGTCCTCGGATTCCTCAAGTCCGTGGCCGTGGCCCCCGCCGAACTGGAGCAGGCGTTCGACGAGGGAATCGGCTTCGACGGCTCCGCCATCGAGGGCTTCGCCCGGGTCTACGAATCGGACATGATCGCGAAGCCGGACCCCGGCACGTTCCAGATCCTGCCCTGGCGCGCGGAGGCCCCCGGCACGGCCCGGATGTTCTGCGACATCCTGATGCCCGACGGCTCCCCGTCGTTCGCCGATCCGCGGTACGTGCTCAAGCGCATCCTCGCCCGCACCTCCGACCTCGGCTTCACCTTCTACACCCATCCGGAGATCGAGTTCTTCCTGCTGAAGGACAAGCCGGTCAACGGCACCCGGCCGACCCCCGCCGACAGCTCCGGCTACTTCGACCACACCCCGCAGAACGTCGGCATGGACTTCCGCCGCCAGGCCATCACCATGCTTGAATCCATGGGCATCTCGGTCGAGTTCAGCCACCACGAGGGCGCTCCGGGACAACAGGAGATCGACCTGCGGTACGCCGACGCGCTCTCGACCGCCGACAACATCATGACCTTCCGGCTGGTCATGAAGCAGGTCGCGCTGGAGCAGGGCGTGCAGGCCACCTTCATGCCCAAACCGTTCTCGGAGTACCCGGGTTCGGGGATGCACACCCACCTCTCCCTCTTCGAGGGCGACCGCAACGCGTTCTACGAGTCGGGCGCCGAGTACCAACTGTCCAAGGTCGGCCGCTCGTTCATCGCGGGCCTGCTCACCCACGCCGCGGAGATCGCCGCGGTCACCAACCAGTGGGTCAACTCGTACAAACGCATCTGGGGCGGCTCGGCCCGCAGCGCGGGCGCGGGCGGCGAGGCACCCTCGTACATCTGCTGGGGCCACAACAACCGCTCGGCGCTGATCCGCGTACCGATGTACAAGCCGGGCAAGACAGGCTCGGCCCGCGTCGAGGTCCGCTCCATCGATTCCGGTGCCAACCCCTACCTGACCTACGCGGTCCTGCTCGCGGCCGGCCTCAAGGGCATCGAGGAGGGCTACGAACTCCCGGCGGGCGCCGACGACGACGTCTGGGCCCTCTCCGACGCGGAACGCCGCGCGATGGGCATCGAACCGCTCCCGCAGAACCTGGGCGAGGCGATCTCCCTGATGGAGAAGAGCGAACTGGTCGCCGAGACACTGGGCGAGCACGTCTTCGACTTCTTCCTCCGCAACAAGAAGCAGGAATGGGAGGAGTACCGCAGCGAGGTCACGGCCTTCGAGCTGAAGAACCTGCTGCCGGTGCTGTGA
- a CDS encoding TetR family transcriptional regulator, whose protein sequence is MENAVGLRERKKEATRQAVHEAALRLTVEVGFDNVTVEAVTDAAGISRRTFSNYFTGKEDALLYGEEQQIGKLVERVREQPAGESSWSALRASVKSFAEPLSPEQREWAIRTRLAMRHPSLLARQLANHAALEKDLANAVAAREGTPEGSVRPRVIAAAFLSSLRIAMRMWIEEDLAREPVEVIDEILDEMARSFG, encoded by the coding sequence ATGGAGAACGCTGTGGGACTGCGGGAACGCAAGAAGGAAGCCACCCGGCAGGCCGTTCACGAGGCGGCCCTGCGGCTGACGGTCGAGGTGGGCTTCGACAACGTCACGGTGGAGGCCGTCACGGACGCGGCCGGGATCTCCCGCAGAACGTTCTCCAACTACTTCACCGGCAAGGAGGACGCCCTCCTGTACGGGGAGGAGCAGCAGATCGGGAAGCTCGTCGAGCGGGTACGGGAGCAGCCGGCCGGGGAGTCGTCGTGGAGCGCGCTGCGGGCCTCCGTGAAGTCCTTCGCCGAACCGCTCTCACCGGAGCAGCGCGAATGGGCGATCCGCACCCGGCTCGCGATGCGGCACCCGTCCCTGCTCGCCCGCCAACTCGCGAACCACGCGGCGCTGGAGAAGGACCTGGCGAACGCGGTGGCGGCCCGCGAGGGCACTCCGGAGGGCTCGGTACGCCCCCGGGTCATCGCCGCGGCGTTCCTGTCGTCGCTGCGGATCGCGATGCGGATGTGGATCGAGGAGGACCTGGCGCGCGAGCCGGTCGAGGTGATCGACGAGATCCTGGACGAGATGGCCCGCAGCTTCGGGTGA
- a CDS encoding NAD+ synthase — MPQLRLALNQIDSTVGDLAGNAESIVHWTRHAAEQGAHLVAFPEMVLTGYPVEDLALRSSFVEASREALRALAARLDDEGFGELPVVVGYLDRSEKAQPRYGQPAGAPRNAAAVLHRGRIALAFAKHHLPNYGVFDEFRYFVPGDSMPVVRVRGVDVALAICEDLWQDGGRVPATRSAGAGLLLSINASPYETEKDDTRLELVRRRAREAGCTTAYLAMMGGQDELVFDGDSIVVDKHGEVLARAPQFSEGSVILDLELPAAAPDAPSGVVDDGLRIDHVVLSEEPLAAYGPELAGGYAERLDDDEELYSALVVGLRAYASKNGFRSVLIGLSGGIDSALVAALACDALGAENVYGVSMPSKYSSDHSRDDAAELARRTGLNYRTVAIEPMFDAYMGALGLTGLAEENLQSRLRGTTLMAISNQEGHIVLAPGNKSELAVGYSTLYGDSVGAYGPIKDVYKTSVFRLAKWRNRAAEERGQTPPIPVNSISKPPSAELRPGQMDTDSLPDYDVLDRILALYVDRDQGRDAIVAAGFDEELVTRTLRMVDTAEYKRRQYPPGTKISAKGFGKDRRLPITNRWREAPAG; from the coding sequence GTGCCTCAACTACGTCTCGCACTGAATCAGATCGACTCCACTGTCGGTGATCTCGCCGGGAACGCCGAGTCGATCGTCCACTGGACCCGGCACGCCGCCGAGCAGGGCGCCCATCTCGTGGCGTTCCCCGAGATGGTGCTGACCGGCTATCCCGTCGAGGACCTGGCCCTGCGGTCGTCCTTCGTCGAGGCGTCGCGGGAGGCGCTGCGCGCGCTGGCCGCCCGCCTCGACGACGAGGGCTTCGGCGAGCTGCCGGTCGTCGTCGGCTACCTCGACCGCTCCGAGAAGGCACAGCCGCGTTACGGCCAGCCCGCGGGGGCCCCGCGCAACGCCGCGGCGGTGCTGCACCGGGGGCGGATCGCGCTGGCCTTCGCCAAACACCATCTGCCGAACTACGGCGTGTTCGACGAGTTCCGGTACTTCGTGCCGGGCGACTCGATGCCCGTGGTGCGGGTGCGTGGCGTCGATGTGGCGCTGGCGATCTGCGAGGACCTGTGGCAGGACGGCGGCCGGGTCCCGGCCACCCGGTCGGCGGGCGCCGGGCTGCTGCTGTCGATCAACGCGTCGCCGTACGAGACGGAGAAGGACGACACCCGTCTGGAACTGGTCCGCAGGCGGGCCCGGGAGGCCGGCTGCACCACCGCCTATCTGGCGATGATGGGCGGTCAGGACGAGCTGGTCTTCGACGGGGACTCGATCGTCGTCGACAAGCACGGTGAAGTGCTCGCCCGCGCCCCGCAGTTCTCCGAGGGCAGCGTGATCCTCGACCTGGAGCTGCCGGCAGCCGCGCCGGACGCGCCGTCCGGGGTCGTGGACGACGGCCTGAGGATCGACCACGTGGTGCTCTCGGAGGAGCCCCTGGCGGCGTACGGGCCCGAGCTGGCGGGCGGGTACGCCGAACGGCTCGACGACGACGAGGAGCTGTACTCGGCGCTGGTCGTGGGGCTGCGCGCGTACGCCTCGAAGAACGGTTTCCGCAGCGTGCTGATCGGGCTCTCGGGCGGCATCGACTCGGCGCTCGTCGCGGCGCTCGCCTGCGACGCGCTGGGCGCGGAGAACGTGTACGGCGTCTCGATGCCGTCGAAGTACTCCTCGGACCACTCCAGGGACGACGCGGCCGAGCTGGCCCGGCGCACCGGGCTGAACTACCGCACGGTGGCCATCGAGCCGATGTTCGACGCCTACATGGGGGCGCTGGGGCTGACCGGGCTCGCCGAGGAGAACCTCCAGTCGCGGCTGCGCGGCACGACGCTGATGGCCATCTCCAACCAGGAGGGGCACATCGTGCTGGCGCCGGGCAACAAGTCGGAGCTGGCGGTCGGCTATTCGACGCTGTACGGGGACTCGGTCGGGGCGTACGGGCCGATCAAGGACGTGTACAAGACGTCGGTCTTCCGGCTGGCGAAGTGGCGCAACCGGGCCGCCGAGGAGCGCGGGCAGACGCCGCCGATCCCGGTGAACTCCATCTCCAAGCCGCCGAGCGCCGAGCTGCGGCCCGGTCAGATGGACACGGACTCGCTGCCCGACTACGACGTGCTGGACCGGATTCTGGCGCTGTACGTCGACCGCGACCAGGGCCGGGACGCGATCGTGGCGGCCGGGTTCGACGAGGAACTGGTGACGCGGACGCTGCGGATGGTCGACACGGCGGAGTACAAGCGGCGGCAGTACCCGCCGGGCACCAAGATCTCCGCGAAGGGCTTCGGCAAGGACCGCCGGCTGCCCATCACCAACCGGTGGCGCGAGGCGCCCGCCGGCTGA
- a CDS encoding DUF3105 domain-containing protein, with translation MSFDRRTRIEQLRNTERARERRNRVLAISLSAVVVAGLVGFGSYMLLENSEASEAKQTAQESDAKHPDGDHGDTDSTDKAPIEGEKSWDAKTLTRNHVTTAVTYPMKPPVGGDHNPVWMNCDGKVYKKAIPDVNAVHALEHGSVWVTYTDKAPDADVRKLAERVEKTPYSLMSPYEDQAGTIMLSAWGKQVTVDGADDPRVAKFFARYVQGPQTPEPGASCTGGLEGE, from the coding sequence ATGAGCTTCGACCGCAGGACCCGCATCGAGCAGCTGCGCAACACCGAGCGCGCGCGGGAGCGCCGCAACCGTGTCCTCGCCATAAGCCTGAGCGCCGTCGTGGTCGCCGGGCTGGTCGGCTTCGGCTCCTACATGCTGCTGGAGAACTCCGAGGCGTCGGAGGCGAAGCAGACGGCCCAGGAGAGCGACGCCAAGCACCCCGACGGCGACCACGGTGACACCGACAGCACAGACAAGGCGCCCATCGAGGGCGAGAAGTCGTGGGACGCCAAGACGCTGACCCGCAATCACGTCACCACGGCGGTGACGTACCCGATGAAGCCTCCGGTCGGCGGTGACCACAACCCCGTATGGATGAATTGCGACGGGAAGGTCTACAAGAAGGCCATCCCCGACGTGAACGCCGTGCACGCGCTGGAGCACGGTTCGGTCTGGGTGACGTACACGGACAAGGCGCCGGACGCCGATGTACGGAAGCTGGCGGAGCGGGTCGAGAAGACCCCGTACTCGCTCATGAGCCCGTACGAGGACCAGGCCGGGACGATCATGCTGAGCGCGTGGGGCAAGCAGGTCACGGTGGACGGCGCGGACGACCCGCGGGTGGCGAAGTTCTTCGCTCGCTACGTGCAGGGGCCGCAGACACCCGAGCCGGGTGCCTCGTGCACGGGCGGGCTGGAGGGCGAGTGA